The proteins below come from a single Thermopolyspora flexuosa genomic window:
- a CDS encoding Eco57I restriction-modification methylase domain-containing protein, producing the protein MSRSPFPSLRTAGGLFTADLFTRVLEGPELPGREPEAYGLLPHETVREAAAREFEYLCGAWEAFARERERARQEGRAPRTRERWLLPLFRSLGFGVLQPSGGGFTIEGTQYPVSHRWEHVPIHLVGWGVELDRRTKGIAGAAHKAPQSMLQEMLNRSDDHLWGILSNGARLRLLRDSRALAGSAYVEFDLELIFSERLFPDFLLLYRLVHATRFAVPEGKTVADCLLERWRNDAVRIGERARSRMRLGVRRAIETLGTGFLRHPANDLLRRRLAGTATPEELAKLPMYDTPEKLALYGGSLDKLCKLSKEDFNRAILRTVYRLLFWFVAEDRDVLLEPAKVGDRLDRRVLTARERYAAYFSAQRLRERALRGGVDHHDDLWQAVQLIFTALGTEEGLPDLAIPGIGGLFERITELPDGTPLNPSLPDELDAPLEGMQIANHYLLEAVRHLTVVETGFHRRTVNFRELDTEELGSVYEGLLEYHPDVDTTERTFSLGEAPGNERKKSGSYYTPPSLTEALLDTTLDPVLDDVLRDADTDEAKVEALLNVTVCDPACGSGHFLVAAARRIARRIAQIRSGEDEPSPDLVRHAMREVVSRCIYGVDINEMSAELAKVQLWLESVEPGRPLAFLDANIRVGNSLLGATPALIKRGIPKAAYKPIEGDDKEVAAAVAKENEAERDRAAKGIRQETLFGDEPIHESNVRIASHTQKLVSTLPARMSDLTVQRRRLREIDAQRKSAKRVADSWCAAFVQELTLKTRMNTIKDETLSWIGGDGFDERRQEIVARVDALSREYRFFHWHVEFPHVFRVSEQGDVNPLTGWSGGFTCVIGNPPWERVKIQEKEYFATRNEEIANAKNAAARKLAIEGLKDSEEEADRRLYAEFKAALRHADGTTLLLRDSGRYPLTGRGDINTYAVFAETGRTILASNGRVGMVLPTGIATDATTQFFFKDMVETNTLVSIYDFENEEKIFPDVDHRVRFCLWSASGRNAPQERIDLAFRLRQVTQIPERKFSLTPEDIKRINPNTGTCPVFDYKRNAEITVGIHRRVPVLWREASAGVEESNPWGLTFLAMFHMSNDSGLFYPDASVGETLTSMLEEGWELKDNVLFRDGKRLLPLYEAKMLHHFDDRFGTYEGQTQAQANVGILPRPTPEQKDDPDYVVIPRYWVSEDDVLERLCPPEGERGRRRAVRWERGWLLGWRDISRSSDMRTLISWVMPLAGIGHTGPLILPSVKDVSGLYANLCSFVLDFVVRQKMAGTHITYNYLTQLPVLPPSAYDRCCEWDPEEQIGSWVRSRVLELTYTSYGLEAFARDHGDNGPPFRWDEERRFWLRAELDAAYFHLYGVSRDDVDYIMETFRAFKNVTPALFASTKKAILKIYDTMSEAIANGTRYRTVLDPAPGHGPRHPARPAAE; encoded by the coding sequence TGTTCCGTTCGCTGGGCTTCGGGGTGCTGCAGCCCAGCGGAGGTGGGTTCACGATCGAGGGCACCCAGTACCCGGTGAGTCACCGGTGGGAGCACGTGCCGATCCACCTGGTCGGCTGGGGGGTCGAGCTCGACCGCCGTACTAAGGGCATCGCCGGGGCGGCGCACAAGGCCCCGCAATCGATGCTGCAGGAGATGCTGAACCGCAGCGATGACCATCTGTGGGGCATCCTCTCCAACGGTGCGCGTCTGCGGCTCTTGCGAGACTCGCGGGCGCTCGCAGGCTCGGCGTACGTCGAGTTCGACCTCGAGCTGATCTTCTCCGAGCGTCTGTTCCCCGATTTCCTGCTGCTGTACCGGCTGGTGCACGCCACCCGGTTCGCCGTGCCGGAAGGGAAGACCGTCGCTGACTGCCTGCTGGAGCGGTGGCGGAACGACGCGGTACGGATCGGGGAGCGCGCCCGGTCCCGCATGCGCTTGGGCGTACGGCGGGCCATCGAGACCCTCGGTACCGGATTCCTCCGCCACCCGGCGAACGACCTGCTGCGCCGCCGCCTCGCCGGGACCGCAACACCGGAGGAGCTGGCGAAGCTCCCTATGTACGACACACCGGAGAAGCTCGCCCTGTACGGCGGCAGCCTCGACAAGCTCTGCAAGCTGAGTAAGGAGGACTTCAACCGGGCCATCCTGCGGACGGTCTACCGGTTGCTGTTCTGGTTCGTCGCCGAGGATCGTGACGTGCTGCTGGAGCCGGCCAAGGTCGGCGACCGGCTGGACCGCCGCGTGCTGACGGCGCGCGAGCGGTACGCCGCCTACTTCTCGGCACAGCGACTGCGAGAGCGGGCGCTTCGCGGCGGTGTCGACCACCACGACGACCTGTGGCAGGCCGTCCAGCTGATCTTCACGGCGCTCGGTACTGAGGAAGGACTGCCGGACCTCGCCATCCCAGGCATCGGAGGGCTTTTCGAGCGCATCACCGAGCTACCCGACGGAACCCCGCTGAACCCGTCCCTGCCGGACGAGCTCGACGCCCCGCTCGAGGGCATGCAGATCGCGAACCACTACCTGCTCGAGGCGGTACGCCACCTGACCGTCGTCGAGACGGGTTTTCATCGGCGGACGGTCAACTTCCGCGAGTTGGACACCGAGGAGCTCGGCAGCGTCTACGAGGGCCTGCTCGAGTACCACCCCGACGTCGACACAACCGAACGTACGTTCTCCCTAGGCGAGGCGCCCGGGAACGAGCGCAAGAAGTCCGGCTCCTACTACACGCCCCCGTCCCTCACCGAGGCGTTGCTCGACACCACGCTCGACCCCGTGCTTGACGACGTGCTCCGTGACGCGGACACCGACGAGGCGAAGGTCGAGGCACTGCTGAACGTCACTGTCTGCGACCCTGCCTGTGGCTCCGGGCACTTCCTTGTCGCGGCGGCACGCCGTATCGCGCGCCGTATCGCGCAAATCCGCTCGGGGGAGGACGAACCGTCCCCCGATCTGGTACGGCATGCCATGCGTGAGGTCGTCTCGCGCTGCATCTACGGCGTGGACATCAACGAGATGTCCGCGGAGCTGGCCAAGGTGCAGCTTTGGTTGGAGTCAGTGGAACCCGGTCGGCCACTCGCCTTCCTTGATGCGAACATTCGCGTCGGCAACAGCCTGCTCGGTGCGACTCCGGCGCTCATCAAACGGGGAATTCCAAAGGCGGCGTACAAGCCAATCGAGGGTGATGACAAGGAGGTCGCGGCGGCCGTCGCGAAGGAGAACGAAGCAGAGAGGGATCGAGCCGCTAAGGGAATTCGCCAGGAAACCCTGTTCGGTGACGAGCCGATTCACGAGTCGAACGTGCGCATCGCATCGCACACCCAAAAACTCGTTTCCACGCTGCCGGCTCGTATGAGTGACCTGACGGTACAGCGCCGTAGGCTGCGCGAGATCGATGCACAACGGAAGTCGGCAAAACGCGTGGCCGATTCCTGGTGTGCCGCGTTCGTTCAGGAACTCACCCTGAAGACGCGAATGAATACCATCAAGGATGAGACGTTGTCCTGGATCGGCGGTGACGGATTCGATGAGCGGCGACAGGAAATCGTGGCGCGGGTCGATGCGCTGAGTCGCGAATATCGTTTTTTCCACTGGCATGTGGAGTTCCCGCATGTGTTCCGAGTTTCCGAGCAAGGCGATGTGAATCCGTTGACGGGCTGGTCGGGTGGATTTACCTGTGTGATCGGAAATCCTCCGTGGGAACGGGTGAAAATTCAAGAAAAAGAGTACTTTGCCACTCGTAACGAGGAAATAGCGAATGCGAAGAATGCTGCTGCTCGGAAATTGGCTATCGAAGGGCTAAAGGACAGCGAGGAAGAGGCGGATCGGCGGCTGTATGCCGAATTTAAGGCGGCCCTGCGCCATGCAGACGGTACGACGCTCCTGCTGCGAGATTCCGGTCGCTACCCGCTGACCGGCCGGGGCGACATCAACACGTACGCCGTCTTCGCGGAGACAGGTAGGACCATCCTTGCCTCCAATGGGCGAGTAGGGATGGTGCTCCCTACAGGGATTGCCACGGACGCAACCACTCAGTTCTTCTTCAAGGACATGGTTGAGACCAATACCCTGGTCTCGATCTATGACTTCGAAAATGAAGAAAAAATATTTCCCGACGTGGATCATCGGGTTCGGTTCTGTCTCTGGAGTGCCTCAGGCCGCAATGCTCCACAGGAGCGAATCGATCTCGCCTTCCGGCTCCGGCAGGTCACCCAGATCCCTGAGCGCAAGTTTTCGCTGACACCAGAAGATATCAAGCGCATAAATCCCAACACTGGGACTTGCCCGGTCTTCGATTACAAAAGAAACGCTGAAATCACGGTCGGTATACACCGGCGGGTTCCGGTGCTCTGGCGAGAGGCCTCTGCTGGCGTTGAGGAAAGTAACCCTTGGGGGCTTACCTTCCTGGCCATGTTTCACATGTCCAACGACTCGGGCCTGTTCTATCCTGATGCGTCCGTCGGCGAGACGCTGACGAGCATGCTCGAGGAGGGTTGGGAGCTTAAAGATAACGTTCTCTTCCGCGACGGCAAGCGCCTTCTGCCTCTCTATGAGGCGAAAATGCTTCACCACTTCGACGACCGGTTCGGTACTTACGAGGGGCAGACACAGGCGCAGGCCAATGTTGGCATCCTTCCTCGCCCTACTCCCGAGCAGAAAGACGATCCTGACTATGTGGTGATCCCGCGATACTGGGTGTCCGAAGATGATGTCCTGGAGCGGCTGTGCCCGCCAGAAGGAGAGCGTGGCAGACGTCGCGCAGTGAGGTGGGAGCGAGGCTGGCTCCTTGGCTGGCGCGACATTAGTCGCAGCTCAGATATGCGTACCTTGATTAGTTGGGTGATGCCACTCGCTGGTATAGGTCACACTGGCCCTCTGATTCTTCCCTCAGTCAAGGATGTTTCCGGTCTTTACGCCAATTTGTGTTCATTTGTCCTCGACTTCGTGGTCCGTCAGAAAATGGCCGGAACCCACATTACCTACAATTACCTAACTCAACTCCCTGTGCTGCCCCCGAGTGCGTATGACCGGTGTTGTGAGTGGGACCCGGAAGAGCAGATCGGAAGTTGGGTGCGGAGCCGAGTGCTGGAGCTGACCTATACGTCCTATGGGCTGGAAGCATTCGCTCGCGATCATGGTGACAACGGTCCACCATTCCGCTGGGACGAGGAGCGGCGCTTCTGGCTGCGCGCGGAGTTGGACGCGGCCTACTTTCACCTCTACGGGGTGTCCCGTGATGACGTTGACTACATCATGGAAACCTTCCGCGCATTCAAGAACGTCACTCCCGCATTGTTCGCGAGCACAAAGAAGGCGATCCTGAAGATCTACGACACCATGAGCGAAGCGATCGCCAATGGGACGCGCTACCGAACGGTGCTCGACCCCGCTCCTGGTCATGGTCCCCGCCATCCGGCTCGTCCGGCTGCAGAGTAG